One genomic segment of Gemmatimonadota bacterium includes these proteins:
- the hemW gene encoding radical SAM family heme chaperone HemW, producing the protein MGIRGPGGRGGQRLHHLLVLGTPPGGPRTGVAVVQAPGKRRLAGLRTGVQHRACSVAGPLEPHRKNRHVDRGAHALAGLYVHIPFCSHACPYCDFSFELLKGGRVDELLGALDTEAERRGRELPWADGVFDTVFLGGGTPTCLTDRQLDRVFQTIHDRFRIASHAEITVEANPETVSIPKLKRLRGLGVDRISIGVQSFSLQILLKLGRRHTADRAEKAFASARAAGFRNVNLDLMFGVPGQTAADWADTLERAVSLDPEHCSVYGLTIEPGTEYARLAEQGALDLPDEGRHTALYFQALDRLTDAGFRHYEISNLAKPGFACRHNVSCWKGGDYLGLGPSAHTRMDGRRLANARGLADYLRAMDVRGEATDMDETLSVDERIHEYILLSLRSVDGLDTRLFRDRYGDDAMDDRDPAIHALAGEGLLAKRGSRLCLTRRGLALADSVCEYLM; encoded by the coding sequence CTGGGGATTCGTGGACCGGGAGGACGTGGTGGGCAACGCCTTCATCATCTACTGGTCCTGGGAACGCCACCGGGAGGACCCCGAACTGGTGTGGCAGTCGTCCAGGCCCCTGGAAAGCGTCGCCTCGCTGGTCTACGTACTGGGGTACAACATCGTGCATGTTCCGTGGCGGGTCCGCTGGAACCGCATCGGAAGAATCGTCATGTAGATCGGGGCGCACACGCATTGGCCGGCCTCTACGTTCATATACCCTTCTGCAGCCACGCCTGTCCATACTGCGATTTCTCCTTTGAATTGCTCAAAGGCGGCCGGGTGGATGAGTTACTGGGCGCCCTGGACACCGAGGCGGAGCGGCGCGGCCGCGAATTACCCTGGGCCGACGGCGTCTTCGACACGGTCTTCCTGGGGGGCGGCACGCCCACCTGCCTCACGGACCGCCAGCTGGACCGCGTCTTCCAGACGATCCATGATCGATTCCGGATCGCCTCCCACGCCGAAATCACGGTGGAAGCGAACCCGGAAACGGTCAGCATCCCCAAGCTGAAGCGGCTTCGCGGACTCGGAGTCGACCGGATCTCCATCGGCGTCCAGTCCTTCTCCCTGCAAATCCTGTTGAAACTCGGTCGTCGCCATACGGCGGACCGGGCCGAAAAGGCGTTCGCGTCCGCCAGGGCAGCCGGTTTCCGGAACGTCAATCTCGATCTCATGTTCGGCGTGCCCGGCCAGACGGCGGCGGACTGGGCGGATACGCTGGAACGGGCGGTTTCCCTGGATCCCGAGCACTGTTCGGTCTACGGCCTGACCATCGAGCCGGGGACGGAATACGCCCGGCTGGCGGAACAGGGGGCGCTGGACCTGCCGGACGAAGGGCGGCACACGGCCCTGTACTTCCAGGCCCTGGACCGGCTCACCGACGCCGGCTTCCGGCATTATGAGATCTCCAACCTGGCGAAACCGGGATTTGCTTGCAGGCACAACGTATCCTGCTGGAAGGGCGGCGATTACCTGGGGCTCGGGCCGTCGGCCCACACGCGCATGGACGGACGGAGACTGGCCAATGCGCGCGGCCTCGCCGACTACCTGCGTGCCATGGATGTGCGGGGAGAAGCCACCGACATGGATGAAACGCTTTCGGTGGACGAACGTATACACGAGTATATCCTGCTGAGCCTGAGATCCGTCGATGGCCTGGATACCCGGTTGTTTCGGGACCGCTACGGGGACGACGCCATGGACGACCGGGATCCGGCCATCCATGCCCTGGCCGGCGAGGGGTTGCTCGCGAAACGCGGATCGCGGCTCTGCCTGACCCGGAGAGGTCTCGCCCTGGCCGACAGCGTCTGCGAATATCTCATGTAG
- the lepB gene encoding signal peptidase I encodes MARNKSLLREYVEILLFTVLLFLFIRAEVVQAFRIPSESMEATLQVGDFLLVNKFIYGPGIPFTDIRMPAWRDPEPGDILVFPYPRNPAQMFIKRCIAVSGQKVEIRDKRVYVDDVMVENPPQVKFDDPSVRAATRSTRDNWGPKIVPADALFVMGDNRDYSSDSRYWGFVDREDVVGNAFIIYWSWERHREDPELVWQSSRPLESVASLVYVLGYNIVHVPWRVRWNRIGRIVM; translated from the coding sequence TTGGCAAGAAACAAGTCGCTGCTCAGAGAGTACGTGGAAATCCTGCTGTTCACCGTACTGCTCTTCCTCTTCATACGGGCGGAGGTCGTCCAGGCGTTTCGCATACCGTCGGAGTCCATGGAGGCCACCCTCCAGGTGGGGGACTTCCTGCTGGTCAACAAGTTCATCTACGGTCCCGGCATTCCGTTCACCGATATACGCATGCCTGCCTGGCGCGATCCCGAACCCGGCGATATCCTGGTGTTTCCCTATCCCCGCAACCCGGCGCAGATGTTCATCAAACGATGTATCGCCGTCTCCGGCCAGAAGGTGGAAATCCGGGACAAGCGCGTATACGTGGACGACGTGATGGTGGAGAATCCGCCGCAGGTCAAGTTCGATGACCCGTCGGTCAGGGCGGCGACCCGAAGCACGCGGGACAACTGGGGGCCCAAGATCGTCCCGGCGGACGCCCTGTTCGTCATGGGCGACAACCGGGACTACAGTTCCGACAGCAGGTACTGGGGATTCGTGGACCGGGAGGACGTGGTGGGCAACGCCTTCATCATCTACTGGTCCTGGGAACGCCACCGGGAGGACCCCGAACTGGTGTGGCAGTCGTCCAGGCCCCTGGAAAGCGTCGCCTCGCTGGTCTACGTACTGGGGTACAACATCGTGCATGTTCCGTGGCGGGTCCGCTGGAACCGCATCGGAAGAATCGTCATGTAG